In Mariluticola halotolerans, one DNA window encodes the following:
- a CDS encoding sugar ABC transporter substrate-binding protein: protein MKAASLGLLAITLALSTSIVTAQESKLIGIVSISANEANNARYIQGAEAAAKEIGWEVSVIDAAGSADQANAGIQNFVQRGAAAVIDMVFPYTSIGAGLAAAGDANVPVVTWGGGIGSTVAATNGSGGPMAEPVVEMMLDAMDGSGSILALTYRTGEVCRNREVVLDEMVAEYPDITVTKNEVRIPGYFEDGAQYANAWLASHPANSENLAIWGCWDDPAIGAIGSLRQQARDDVKVYGVNGNAQAIENIRNGHMDGTAWEDSYTEGYDMVKLLPEIIEAGDAWVPVAREVPAILVTADTVEEFVTAHPDALGQ, encoded by the coding sequence ATGAAAGCTGCTTCGCTCGGCCTGCTGGCCATTACACTTGCCTTGTCTACAAGCATTGTCACCGCTCAGGAGAGCAAGCTGATCGGCATCGTCTCAATCTCTGCCAACGAAGCGAACAACGCGCGTTATATCCAGGGTGCCGAAGCTGCAGCCAAGGAAATTGGCTGGGAAGTTTCCGTGATTGATGCGGCGGGCAGCGCTGATCAGGCCAATGCCGGTATTCAGAATTTCGTTCAGCGCGGCGCAGCGGCGGTGATCGACATGGTTTTCCCTTACACCTCCATTGGTGCAGGCCTCGCGGCCGCTGGTGATGCAAATGTGCCCGTCGTGACCTGGGGTGGCGGTATCGGCAGCACGGTTGCTGCAACCAATGGTTCGGGTGGCCCGATGGCAGAACCCGTTGTCGAGATGATGCTCGATGCGATGGACGGTAGCGGCAGCATTCTCGCCCTGACATACCGTACAGGCGAAGTCTGCCGTAACCGAGAAGTCGTGCTCGATGAAATGGTCGCCGAATATCCCGATATTACTGTAACCAAGAATGAAGTGCGCATTCCCGGATATTTCGAGGACGGCGCGCAATATGCCAATGCCTGGCTCGCCTCGCACCCCGCCAACAGCGAAAATCTCGCCATTTGGGGTTGCTGGGATGACCCCGCCATTGGTGCCATCGGTTCCCTGCGTCAGCAGGCCCGTGATGACGTGAAAGTCTATGGCGTCAACGGCAATGCGCAGGCGATTGAAAATATCCGCAATGGCCATATGGATGGCACAGCCTGGGAAGACAGCTATACTGAAGGCTACGACATGGTAAAGCTTCTGCCCGAAATCATCGAAGCGGGTGACGCCTGGGTGCCGGTCGCCAGGGAAGTGCCTGCCATTCTGGTAACCGCCGATACGGTGGAAGAATTTGTAACGGCCCACCCAGACGCTCTCGGCCAATAG
- a CDS encoding LacI family DNA-binding transcriptional regulator, protein MANIKDVAKEAGVSTATVSAVVNDTSFVSPALRARVQAAIDKLGYVPSQVARNLKRGSSKLIALVVADLSNPFYARIVCAAEAAAAAWGYCLVVFNSDEKPEVEKRILGRIRTLSCDGMIIAPVGGPAQYAPSEMKGLPPTVMFGRTTGHDAFDVVTLDNIEASRQVTSYLLDLGHRRIGTITGPLHLSTGRDRHAGMLAAMTERGLSPDPNHVRSGEFREDTAYSVARDMLSQPAPPSALYIANGVMALGVMRALADMGLKCPADISIASTDTIPGFGGLRPRLTRAEHPATEMTNEALRLLVDRITREPNAKQRNVVFQAALVLGESCAPLTLSVE, encoded by the coding sequence ATGGCGAATATCAAGGACGTAGCCAAGGAGGCGGGCGTATCGACAGCAACCGTTTCGGCCGTCGTCAATGACACAAGCTTTGTCAGCCCTGCCCTTCGGGCGCGGGTGCAGGCTGCCATCGACAAACTCGGCTATGTTCCCTCGCAGGTTGCGCGAAACCTCAAACGCGGCAGCAGCAAGCTTATCGCCCTTGTTGTCGCGGATCTGTCGAACCCTTTTTATGCCCGCATCGTTTGCGCCGCTGAGGCTGCGGCAGCGGCCTGGGGCTATTGTCTTGTGGTCTTCAACAGTGATGAAAAGCCTGAAGTTGAAAAGCGCATTCTGGGACGCATCCGGACCCTTTCGTGTGACGGCATGATTATTGCGCCAGTCGGCGGGCCGGCCCAATACGCCCCCTCAGAGATGAAGGGGTTGCCGCCTACCGTCATGTTTGGCCGCACCACGGGCCATGATGCATTCGATGTGGTAACCCTCGACAATATTGAGGCCTCACGGCAGGTCACCAGCTATCTGCTTGATCTCGGTCATCGCAGAATCGGCACAATCACTGGCCCCTTGCATCTCAGCACCGGCCGGGATCGTCATGCCGGCATGCTTGCCGCCATGACCGAGCGCGGCCTTTCGCCCGACCCCAATCACGTACGCAGCGGCGAATTTCGCGAAGATACGGCCTATTCCGTTGCGCGGGATATGCTGTCCCAGCCCGCGCCGCCATCAGCGCTTTATATTGCGAATGGTGTGATGGCGCTGGGTGTGATGCGTGCCCTTGCCGATATGGGCCTCAAATGTCCGGCTGACATATCCATTGCCTCAACAGATACCATTCCCGGCTTTGGCGGCCTGCGCCCCAGACTGACCCGGGCTGAACATCCGGCAACCGAGATGACCAATGAGGCCCTGCGCCTGCTGGTGGACCGTATTACCCGCGAACCAAATGCAAAGCAGCGCAATGTGGTTTTCCAGGCCGCGCTGGTGCTGGGCGAGAGTTGTGCGCCATTGACGTTGTCGGTGGAATAG
- a CDS encoding helix-turn-helix domain-containing protein encodes MTRQRRPAVRSAASAARKAGPSIPAASLKSAGLPGDVRIGGKIRHARLLRELSLKELAEKVGCSVSALSKIEGQKANPSITMLHRICAALDTNLSELFSGDDEVAIVTKASDRPMIETDQLRRGTGILLERLVPYSTGYLLQGNVHIIEPGGGSEDGLVHEGEEMGYVIEGQVELTVEGVTYLAEAGDSFFFRSNLAHSYRNPGDTVSRVIWVNTPPTF; translated from the coding sequence ATGACGCGGCAACGTCGGCCTGCTGTCAGATCGGCAGCGAGCGCAGCGCGCAAGGCAGGGCCATCGATTCCGGCTGCTTCGTTGAAATCAGCAGGGCTGCCAGGCGATGTCCGCATCGGTGGCAAGATCCGGCATGCGCGCCTGCTGCGTGAACTCAGCCTCAAGGAATTGGCCGAAAAGGTGGGGTGCTCCGTCAGCGCCCTGTCAAAAATCGAGGGGCAGAAAGCCAATCCCTCGATCACAATGCTGCATCGGATCTGTGCCGCACTGGACACTAATCTTTCAGAATTGTTCTCCGGCGATGATGAAGTGGCCATCGTCACAAAGGCCAGTGACCGGCCAATGATCGAAACCGATCAGTTACGGCGGGGTACCGGGATCTTGCTGGAACGGCTTGTGCCGTATTCTACGGGCTATCTGTTGCAGGGCAATGTGCACATCATCGAGCCGGGCGGGGGCAGCGAAGACGGGTTGGTCCATGAAGGCGAAGAGATGGGATATGTGATCGAGGGGCAGGTCGAGCTGACTGTCGAGGGGGTGACCTACCTGGCCGAAGCAGGCGACTCGTTCTTCTTCCGCTCAAACCTGGCACATTCCTACCGCAACCCGGGCGATACAGTGTCCCGGGTTATCTGGGTCAATACACCCCCGACATTCTAG
- a CDS encoding cysteine hydrolase family protein translates to MNFGVEEIRPAIVAIDLHRGHLDPAVATMPLAEERCGPVIEANRVLFEQARALDIPVIHLLTMYRSVDEISSNPFWRTRADNPTASRKNVLRHNLVGMPGVEVMPELLDPRDWVIDSKRRYDCFIGSELEFCLNKNRINTLLITGVNTNSCVLATAVSACVRDFASIVVTDCVDTMDGTNLHDAALACIRTAFGWTMTAQDALEAVRPE, encoded by the coding sequence ATGAATTTTGGTGTCGAAGAAATCCGCCCGGCAATTGTCGCAATTGACCTGCATCGTGGTCATCTCGATCCTGCCGTCGCGACCATGCCGTTGGCCGAAGAACGTTGCGGCCCGGTGATCGAGGCCAACCGGGTGTTGTTTGAACAAGCCCGCGCGCTCGATATTCCCGTCATTCATTTGCTGACAATGTATCGATCGGTCGACGAGATCAGTTCTAATCCGTTTTGGCGGACGAGAGCGGATAACCCCACAGCTTCCCGTAAAAACGTGTTGCGCCATAATCTCGTGGGCATGCCCGGCGTCGAAGTGATGCCCGAGCTGCTCGACCCCCGCGACTGGGTGATCGATTCCAAGCGCCGTTACGACTGTTTTATCGGTTCCGAACTCGAGTTCTGCCTCAACAAGAACCGGATCAACACCTTGCTGATCACCGGCGTCAACACCAATAGTTGTGTGCTGGCCACCGCGGTCTCGGCCTGCGTGCGCGATTTCGCCTCTATCGTGGTCACAGATTGCGTTGACACCATGGACGGCACCAACTTGCACGATGCGGCGCTTGCCTGTATCCGTACCGCGTTTGGATGGACCATGACCGCACAGGACGCTCTGGAGGCCGTAAGGCCAGAGTAG
- a CDS encoding TRAP transporter large permease, with translation MASTVLILSAIAMLIASVPIFLALLTGTVIGFEFFGPPMPPVVLAQRLVEGVNVFSILAVPLFVYAADIISRGEIGERLVRLMESLVGHITGGLAIATVLTCAMFGAISGIGAAAVVSIGPIVYPSLLRHGYSRGFSVGLILTASTLSMLIPPSVAMILYSVQVSVSVSQVFLTGLATGIIFVVGLSAYCVLYAVRNKVGRSEKVLFREQLLALRRGLIPMGLPALIFGGIYGGVFTPTEAAAAACVYAALVETIVFRRLKLRSLFRLSQGSSITIATLLILIAAGSTMTWFMTLERVPAMLAAMMSEVPDYVVLAAINVLVLIIGMFIDPNSAVIVISPLIAPAAVAVGVDAIHLGAIIVFNLAIGMITPPFGLNIFIGMSTFKIGYGEILRAVLPFIGVAIVTLLIITYIPQLVMWLPELAR, from the coding sequence ATGGCATCGACTGTCCTGATCCTCAGCGCCATCGCCATGCTCATCGCTTCGGTGCCGATCTTTCTCGCGCTTTTGACGGGAACGGTTATTGGCTTTGAGTTCTTTGGTCCGCCCATGCCGCCCGTCGTTCTGGCGCAGCGTCTTGTTGAAGGCGTCAATGTTTTCTCGATTCTGGCGGTGCCGCTGTTCGTTTACGCAGCTGACATCATTTCCCGCGGTGAAATCGGTGAGCGCCTTGTGCGCCTGATGGAGAGCCTGGTTGGCCACATCACCGGCGGCCTGGCGATCGCCACTGTGCTGACCTGTGCCATGTTTGGCGCGATTTCCGGGATCGGCGCTGCCGCTGTGGTTTCCATTGGCCCCATCGTCTACCCGTCCTTGCTGCGGCATGGGTATAGCCGGGGCTTCTCGGTAGGTCTCATTCTGACCGCTTCAACCCTCTCAATGCTCATCCCGCCGAGCGTGGCGATGATCCTTTATTCGGTTCAGGTTTCCGTATCAGTATCGCAGGTCTTTCTCACCGGTCTGGCGACGGGCATAATCTTTGTGGTGGGCCTGTCCGCCTATTGTGTGCTCTATGCGGTCCGGAACAAGGTGGGGCGGTCGGAAAAGGTGCTGTTTCGCGAGCAATTGCTCGCCCTCAGGCGCGGCCTGATCCCCATGGGGCTGCCCGCGCTGATCTTTGGCGGCATATATGGTGGTGTCTTTACCCCGACAGAAGCCGCAGCCGCAGCATGTGTCTATGCGGCGCTGGTTGAAACCATTGTGTTCCGTCGCCTCAAACTGCGCAGCCTGTTTCGCCTCAGTCAGGGCTCGTCAATCACCATCGCAACGCTTCTCATTCTGATTGCTGCAGGGTCAACAATGACCTGGTTCATGACGCTTGAACGCGTACCTGCCATGCTGGCCGCGATGATGAGCGAGGTGCCCGATTATGTGGTGCTGGCGGCGATTAATGTTCTGGTGCTGATCATCGGCATGTTTATTGATCCGAACTCTGCCGTCATCGTTATCAGCCCGCTCATCGCTCCGGCCGCAGTCGCGGTTGGCGTCGATGCGATCCATCTGGGCGCGATCATTGTCTTCAACCTGGCTATCGGGATGATCACGCCGCCTTTTGGCCTCAACATTTTCATCGGCATGAGCACCTTCAAGATTGGCTATGGCGAAATTCTGCGCGCCGTTCTGCCCTTCATAGGCGTCGCAATCGTGACCCTCTTGATTATCACCTACATTCCGCAATTGGTCATGTGGTTGCCTGAGCTGGCGCGCTGA
- a CDS encoding TRAP transporter small permease, with the protein MRWLEVALRQTDKTAAFVLGLMLVVITLILFINAMARYFVGIAIVGGEELARCLMVWMTFLGSYLLVRTQGHIAIDVLSLVLGPQVQNTLKILISVLGVVISAYFFWLGLELTTRIFGSGQRMSSLPLARGWFYLAVPVGMGLMSVAFVQTLAATLTGLKQPVIADFSLPQQTNTQAEAVQEGNV; encoded by the coding sequence ATGCGCTGGCTCGAAGTCGCATTGCGGCAGACCGATAAAACCGCTGCATTCGTGCTCGGGTTGATGCTGGTGGTCATAACCCTGATCCTGTTCATCAATGCAATGGCGCGATATTTCGTCGGAATTGCCATCGTTGGCGGCGAAGAACTCGCACGCTGCCTGATGGTCTGGATGACGTTTCTGGGCTCCTACCTGCTGGTGCGAACACAAGGGCATATCGCTATCGATGTGCTTTCCCTTGTTCTCGGACCTCAGGTTCAAAATACCCTCAAAATCCTCATCAGCGTACTGGGCGTGGTCATCAGTGCCTATTTCTTCTGGCTCGGGCTGGAACTGACGACCCGGATTTTTGGTTCCGGCCAGCGCATGAGCAGTCTGCCCCTGGCGCGGGGGTGGTTCTATCTCGCTGTGCCGGTGGGAATGGGGCTCATGAGCGTTGCATTCGTGCAAACCCTCGCCGCCACACTAACCGGGTTGAAACAGCCGGTTATCGCCGATTTCTCGCTGCCCCAGCAAACGAACACTCAGGCTGAAGCCGTTCAGGAAGGTAATGTATAA
- a CDS encoding TRAP transporter substrate-binding protein, with the protein MKTTTLAARVLCGISAAACIAGLTLPAIAQDFTLKIAHVVPQGDPRDTAARHVADYMNASDACSVEANVYPSGQLGQTTDLIEGMQLGSVEAVVLPASFLVGFQPLMGLFDFPYFWPTDLDQLIALHNSDAVRQLLDSTNEQGVYSMAVWHTGYKQWTANAPLVEPEDYVGLRSRVMPSAVLIKQQEALGLTPVDMPFAETYSALQSGAIDAQENPVPTTFSMRFQEVQSHLIMTNHGNLDQIFMVSQTWWDGLTPECQQELTTAVSEGQKVVVDETLRIEEQAMASFVEQGVEIIELTDEQRNTLRDATLPPVRELFLSENGDRGAAILETTEAAIAAGE; encoded by the coding sequence ATGAAGACCACCACTCTTGCTGCGCGTGTTCTGTGCGGTATCTCGGCGGCAGCCTGCATTGCCGGCTTGACCTTACCCGCCATTGCACAGGACTTTACGCTGAAGATCGCACATGTTGTGCCGCAGGGCGACCCGCGTGACACTGCCGCCCGCCATGTGGCTGACTATATGAATGCCTCGGACGCGTGCTCTGTTGAGGCAAATGTATATCCCTCAGGCCAGCTCGGCCAAACTACCGATCTCATCGAGGGCATGCAGCTTGGATCAGTTGAAGCCGTCGTGCTGCCAGCGTCGTTCCTTGTCGGTTTTCAGCCGCTCATGGGGCTTTTCGACTTCCCGTATTTCTGGCCGACCGATCTCGATCAGCTCATCGCTTTGCACAATTCCGATGCAGTCCGTCAGTTGCTCGACAGCACCAATGAGCAGGGCGTCTATTCCATGGCTGTTTGGCACACGGGCTATAAGCAGTGGACAGCTAACGCGCCGCTGGTTGAGCCGGAAGACTATGTTGGACTTCGTTCCCGCGTGATGCCTTCTGCTGTGCTGATCAAGCAGCAGGAAGCCCTCGGCCTGACGCCGGTCGATATGCCGTTCGCGGAAACCTACTCGGCGTTGCAGTCCGGCGCGATCGATGCGCAGGAAAATCCGGTTCCAACCACATTCTCCATGCGGTTCCAGGAAGTTCAGTCACACCTGATTATGACCAATCACGGTAATCTCGACCAGATTTTCATGGTTTCTCAGACTTGGTGGGACGGTTTGACACCGGAATGCCAGCAGGAACTGACAACAGCTGTTTCTGAAGGACAAAAGGTTGTGGTCGATGAAACGCTCCGCATTGAAGAGCAGGCAATGGCTAGCTTTGTCGAGCAGGGCGTTGAAATTATCGAGCTGACCGACGAGCAGCGGAATACACTTCGCGACGCAACATTGCCGCCTGTGCGTGAACTGTTCTTGTCGGAAAATGGCGATCGCGGTGCCGCGATTCTCGAAACGACTGAAGCGGCTATCGCTGCAGGCGAATAA
- a CDS encoding alpha/beta hydrolase family protein — protein MEEKLINQVSDRKEGHYKPYGWHQWPDYPWMSYQFRRALGETQEGGGAISEVFQLGERIDPSDPESWYREWDAVGDRNRIRGDEEEAKGHIVTARNCWLRAVDYYREAEFWLEGTDPRRLAVFDKLEYCSKKWGGYFDPPMESVEIPYLDGKSLYAYFLRSPYNTEERQPVLMCFGGLDSFKDEMWFMVAHGAIQRGMSVLMVDGPGQGGTIRRHKITNRHDYEVPVGKCIDYLETRPDIDPARIAMSGSSLGGYYAARAASYEHRLAAAVSHGAIWSVNELWGDADDSHGLAGHITWVFGAKDMAEALEKGEAFKLDGVIDKIKCPYLIVHGGYDVLGVDQAQKVYDYAKANGVDVTLRLVGEEETGAEHCQHDNPTIGQELVNDWLAEKLGIDQAALRPA, from the coding sequence ATGGAAGAAAAACTCATCAACCAGGTCAGTGATCGCAAGGAAGGTCATTACAAGCCATACGGATGGCATCAATGGCCGGATTATCCCTGGATGTCGTATCAGTTTCGTCGTGCTCTCGGCGAAACCCAGGAAGGCGGCGGTGCCATTTCTGAAGTCTTCCAGCTTGGTGAGCGCATCGATCCCTCCGACCCGGAGAGCTGGTACCGCGAGTGGGACGCTGTAGGCGACCGCAACCGCATCCGTGGTGACGAGGAAGAAGCCAAAGGCCATATCGTGACCGCCCGCAATTGCTGGTTGCGCGCCGTTGATTATTACCGCGAGGCCGAGTTCTGGCTCGAAGGCACCGATCCCCGCCGTCTGGCGGTCTTTGACAAGCTCGAATATTGCTCGAAAAAGTGGGGTGGCTATTTCGATCCCCCCATGGAATCGGTGGAAATTCCATATCTCGACGGCAAGTCGCTCTACGCCTATTTTCTGCGCTCTCCCTACAACACAGAAGAGCGCCAGCCGGTGCTGATGTGTTTTGGCGGCCTTGATTCGTTCAAGGACGAGATGTGGTTCATGGTCGCCCACGGTGCCATTCAGCGCGGCATGTCTGTGCTCATGGTGGATGGACCGGGGCAGGGCGGCACAATCCGCCGCCACAAGATCACCAACCGGCATGACTATGAAGTGCCCGTCGGCAAATGCATCGATTATCTCGAAACGCGTCCCGACATCGATCCCGCACGCATTGCAATGAGTGGCTCAAGCCTTGGTGGCTATTACGCCGCCCGCGCAGCCTCATATGAGCATCGTCTGGCCGCTGCCGTGTCTCACGGTGCAATCTGGTCGGTCAATGAACTCTGGGGTGACGCTGACGACAGCCATGGTCTTGCGGGGCACATCACTTGGGTATTCGGCGCCAAGGATATGGCCGAAGCCCTCGAAAAGGGCGAAGCCTTCAAGCTTGATGGCGTGATCGACAAGATCAAGTGCCCCTATCTTATTGTGCATGGTGGTTACGACGTTCTCGGCGTCGATCAGGCTCAGAAGGTCTACGATTACGCCAAGGCCAATGGTGTCGACGTCACCCTGCGACTGGTGGGTGAGGAAGAGACAGGCGCCGAACACTGTCAGCACGATAATCCCACAATAGGCCAGGAGCTGGTCAATGACTGGCTCGCTGAAAAACTCGGCATCGACCAGGCCGCTCTGAGGCCTGCCTGA
- a CDS encoding asparaginase, whose product MTKRSVLLIALGGTISMQGNAGSGITPKLSGEDLIRAVPGLDQVCAIEATSPFRIPGASLTIAQIAEVARLIEDGAAKGFDGFVIVQGTDTIEETAFLLDCLVRTDRPVVVTGAMRGPDAAGADGPANILAAATYAASEAGLGLGAVVVFADEIHCARLVRKTDTGLTNAFTSAPYGSIGRVSEGNVHLPLKPARGRFALPAPEAELPEVALVAIGFGDEGRMVDAVAEMDVSAAVIVGLGAGHVPEPLSDKISKLLTKMPVVLATRVANGPVFENTYGFTGSEIDLIGKGVIPSRDLGPGKSRLLLQLALAAGLSPQQLGDLFAGVDGSGYSHQN is encoded by the coding sequence ATGACAAAGCGCTCGGTACTCTTAATCGCCCTTGGGGGCACCATTTCGATGCAGGGAAATGCCGGTTCGGGCATTACCCCCAAACTCTCGGGCGAAGACCTGATCAGAGCGGTTCCTGGTCTTGACCAGGTATGCGCAATCGAGGCGACGTCGCCATTTCGCATTCCCGGCGCATCGCTGACAATCGCCCAAATTGCTGAAGTCGCCCGTTTGATCGAGGATGGCGCAGCAAAAGGATTTGATGGCTTCGTCATCGTGCAGGGAACTGACACGATTGAGGAAACGGCCTTCCTGTTGGACTGCCTCGTGCGCACAGATCGGCCGGTTGTGGTCACCGGTGCAATGCGCGGGCCGGATGCAGCAGGTGCTGATGGCCCGGCAAATATCCTGGCCGCCGCCACCTATGCCGCCTCGGAAGCTGGTCTGGGATTGGGTGCAGTCGTTGTTTTTGCAGATGAGATTCATTGTGCCCGGCTGGTGCGCAAGACGGATACCGGTCTCACAAACGCATTCACCTCAGCGCCTTACGGGTCCATCGGTCGTGTCAGTGAAGGCAATGTTCATTTGCCGCTGAAGCCTGCGCGCGGCCGCTTTGCCTTGCCAGCGCCCGAAGCCGAATTGCCGGAGGTTGCGCTTGTGGCCATCGGATTTGGCGACGAAGGCCGGATGGTCGATGCGGTGGCTGAAATGGATGTCAGTGCTGCGGTGATTGTTGGGCTCGGGGCCGGGCACGTACCTGAGCCACTTTCTGACAAAATCAGCAAGTTGCTGACAAAAATGCCGGTGGTTTTGGCGACACGCGTGGCAAATGGCCCCGTGTTTGAAAACACCTACGGTTTCACCGGTTCTGAGATTGATCTGATTGGAAAAGGGGTGATCCCCAGCCGGGATCTGGGGCCGGGAAAATCCCGACTTTTGCTGCAATTGGCGCTTGCCGCAGGCTTGTCGCCGCAACAATTGGGCGACCTGTTCGCTGGCGTTGATGGTTCGGGGTATAGTCATCAAAATTAA
- a CDS encoding aldehyde dehydrogenase produces the protein MTMKREDGLMASDNTDWPMLIGGRQTAALSGKTIDVINPATGNAFCTVPAADADDVDAAVAAAQKGFAVWGKMSPLERATILNKAADLLQARMPEFVAAEVRQTGRPVREMRAQLARTPEWYSYFAAVARTYESKVHPFGGAHINYGRRLPLGVVALVTPWNHPLLILTKKLAPALAAGNAVVVKPSEVAPVTPIMLGEVLAEAGLPDGVYNVVTGLGATAGAALTNHPGIAKIDLTGGTETGRHVAAIAGKRLIPFAGELGGKASVVVFEDVDIEQAAAATLFASFVAAGQTCVQGARLLVHESIHDAVLARLTERTNALRVGAPTDEATQMGPVISTQQLATVEKYVAIGKDEGARLVTGGERLGDAEREGGYFYAPTIFADVTNDMRIAQEEIFGPVVCVMKFKDEAEAVSLANGTAFGLAASVWSPNIAKAKRVAEGIEAGIVWINDHHRIDPSSPWGGFKDSGLGKENGIVCYEGYTRMQSIVVNTAEEPFDWFADDGKQKRYS, from the coding sequence ATGACTATGAAGCGAGAAGATGGATTGATGGCTTCTGACAACACGGATTGGCCGATGCTTATCGGTGGGCGCCAGACGGCGGCCCTGTCAGGCAAAACAATCGATGTCATCAACCCCGCAACCGGCAATGCATTTTGCACGGTGCCCGCCGCGGATGCCGACGATGTCGACGCAGCCGTCGCCGCTGCGCAAAAAGGTTTTGCTGTCTGGGGAAAAATGTCGCCGCTGGAGCGCGCGACTATTCTCAACAAGGCTGCAGATTTGTTGCAGGCGCGTATGCCCGAATTTGTAGCGGCTGAAGTGCGCCAGACCGGCAGGCCCGTGCGCGAAATGCGCGCCCAGCTGGCGCGGACACCGGAATGGTATTCCTATTTCGCGGCAGTGGCGCGCACCTATGAAAGCAAGGTGCATCCTTTCGGGGGCGCCCATATCAATTATGGCCGCCGTCTGCCGCTGGGTGTGGTCGCTCTGGTGACCCCCTGGAATCATCCCTTGCTCATTCTGACCAAAAAGCTGGCGCCAGCGCTTGCCGCCGGCAATGCCGTTGTGGTCAAGCCCTCAGAGGTGGCGCCGGTAACACCCATTATGCTGGGCGAGGTTTTGGCCGAGGCCGGGCTGCCTGATGGTGTTTACAACGTTGTCACCGGACTTGGGGCGACCGCGGGTGCGGCGCTGACCAATCACCCCGGTATCGCAAAAATTGACCTGACCGGCGGAACAGAAACCGGGCGGCATGTCGCTGCAATCGCCGGCAAGCGGCTTATTCCCTTCGCCGGCGAACTGGGCGGCAAAGCCTCTGTGGTCGTGTTTGAAGATGTCGATATCGAGCAGGCAGCCGCCGCAACGCTTTTTGCATCCTTTGTGGCGGCGGGGCAGACCTGCGTGCAGGGCGCGCGGCTGCTCGTGCACGAATCCATTCATGATGCGGTTCTCGCGCGCTTGACAGAACGGACCAATGCGCTCCGGGTCGGTGCACCCACTGATGAGGCGACACAAATGGGCCCCGTCATCTCCACTCAGCAACTGGCGACAGTCGAAAAATATGTCGCCATCGGCAAGGACGAGGGCGCACGGCTCGTCACCGGCGGTGAGCGTCTGGGCGATGCAGAGCGGGAAGGCGGCTATTTCTATGCGCCAACGATTTTCGCTGACGTGACCAATGACATGCGCATCGCGCAGGAAGAAATCTTCGGACCTGTCGTGTGCGTGATGAAGTTCAAGGATGAAGCTGAAGCCGTGTCCCTGGCCAATGGTACGGCATTCGGGCTGGCGGCCAGCGTCTGGTCCCCGAATATCGCCAAGGCAAAACGTGTCGCAGAAGGCATTGAAGCGGGGATTGTCTGGATCAACGATCATCACCGCATCGACCCCTCTTCACCCTGGGGTGGCTTCAAGGACAGCGGCCTCGGCAAGGAAAACGGAATTGTTTGCTACGAGGGATACACCCGGATGCAGTCAATTGTGGTGAACACGGCCGAGGAACCATTCGATTGGTTTGCCGATGATGGCAAGCAGAAGCGGTACAGCTGA